Genomic DNA from Eleutherodactylus coqui strain aEleCoq1 chromosome 8, aEleCoq1.hap1, whole genome shotgun sequence:
TGAACACCTTCCGAAAAAACCCCTGATCACCTACAAGCGGGGACGCAATCTGAGGGATCGGTTAGTCCATAGCCATTTTGCAGTCCAGACACCGACAAGAACATGGCTTGGTTCAGATCTCCCTAAAGGTACATTTAGGTGTACTGGATGTAAGGCGTGTAAGTACATCAAACGGGGCGGGAGCTTCTCCAGCTCTTCCACCGGTACGACTTACCAAATACGGGATTTTATAAATTGTAGATCCAGTGGTGTCGTATACAAAGCCACTTGTCCGTGCCCACTCGACTACGTaggcaaaaccatccgccaattaCGTAGACGTATACTGGAACATATCGGCAACGTCAATCGAGGTGACAAGACAAGTTTGGCAGTACATATTAGGGATGTACATAATAACGATCCAGATTGCATCCGGTTTCAGGGAGTTGAGATCATTAGATCAAATGGAAGAAGAGGTAACATAGATAGAATGTTGCTGCAAAAAGAAACTCGGTGGATTCATCGTTTGGACTGTTGTAGTCCTAAGGGTCTGAATGACCAACTATCTTTCTCAGCATTTATTTGATTGCACCATTTAATTGAGCAGTTGTTGAACATCTGGTTCTCAGTGACACTATTGTCCTGCTGAATGAATTGCATATATTGATCCAGCCCTTAGGCGCCATAGATGCGGTTAACCACGTTTGCAATAATATAGTTGCATGGCATCATCCCGTCAGATAGTGGTGAAATGGTTACTGTATGTGCATCTAGGTGCCTCACTAGATACATATATTACCATCTATATTGTGGGATTTGGTTGCCTATTTTTTGGGCATCTTAGATATAATAGGGTGGTCGTCTGAAACACGCGGTTCGGACACTAGAACCATATACTGTTTCTAGATTTACACTTTGCTCTAATATATTGCAATCTAGTGTAATCATTGTTATCTACACATACTAATACTTACTTTCTTCCATTTATGCATCTATGTTCTTACTGATCTCCAAGGCTGCTGTGTTAATTCCAATGCAGCTGAGAGGTTTGACAGATGGTTGGCAGTGGTTGTCATTTTTTATATCCAGGAACTGTGACTATGTTTGGGGACACAGTTGTCCCTAGTATATTATACAACCTTACCAGGCTGCAATTTGTTGTATTCTACTAAATACACTAATACTTACCTTCTTTGTTGCAAGCATTTATATCTCCATTGAGTCTCATTGCTGCAGATATATTCTCTATACAGTTGAGATAATTTATCCTTTTCCCTAATGTTTCTGTTCAACACCTTTATAATTATCGTCCTGTTCGGGGACTCCATGTTGCCCTGCATCCCGCTGTACACTACGTGCGCTTGTTCTGCACAGTGTCCGGATGCCGCTACGTCGTCCTGCTGGTTGGCGTTGGTTGGCATCCGTTAACGCTATGTggtcctgcgcatgcgcgggacctCAACCATCGCGAGATCCCGATAAGAAAAGTGACAGATGAGGATACCAAGCCGATTGGCTGAGCGGGGACGAGCCCCTACACAGTGGGGGCGTGGTTTGCTCTTTTTAAGCCCTGTCAGTCGGGCTATGGACCATTGCTGTTCATTTGTAGACAGCCGGTCAGGCTGTTTGTATCGCTACCCGTTCTTATTAGCCAAGTGCTGCAGCGCTGTCTCATACATCCATGACTGCTGCAGCACTTTGCTGGCTAAACGCTGACACTAGCTAATGCTGTAGCTTTGCCACTTAGATCAATGACTGCTGCTACACTTAGCTAGTTATGTGATGCAATCTTTTCATCTTATGATTGACATCCATACATCAAGtaaaccatcctgatgatacagcttatGCACCATaggctgttgaaacgcgtagatggtgtccTTCGTTCACTAAGTGATTAGTAGTGTGACCATACGCAGTTGTTACTGGGGTCACCCTGCTATCAAGTGAGCTAATTAATTCACTAATAGACTAAGTGTCTGTAGGTTTTGGACATTATATAACTAGTCCTGACCCTGACATTGACTCTATTGGTACTAGCTATACGGGTCTTAGCACCAGGTAGAAATCCGATTATAAAGCTATTGGTTGTGGACGATGAATTAGTCCAGCCTTCTTTATTGGATCTTCCCGTAAAGTACCATATAGCTCACTAGTAAGCGGGTTCATTCAGTCCACTAATATGACTGTTGATAACCACTGATGGAGCTATAATTAGTGAGTGCTTTTTGAGTACAATTTTGAGCAGCAATCTAGTGTATGGATATGTTGTGCAGTATATTCCAGCCACCTATCCCATACTAGATGTATCCACACCTTGAACAATTGACTTAGCGTTTTTTCTATCAAAATTAGAAATCGTGCATAAAATACTGAACACGAATTTCTATCATTGCTCTATCAGAAGGGATATATATCTCGTGCCCTGGTTATCTCCACTTTGACACACGATCTGGGAATGGGGAGATAGTGATAAGAGTATGATTATAACCATTCAGAGCATATATACTGGTGCCTATTTTTTGGTATATATAGCCGAATGTTAATACGAAAGTACATTATAAATGCATCCATCTAGCATTTATTGTTCCAAGGTAAATTATCATTGGTAATAGTGCCGATTGATCGTGACAGGCTCATTACCTTACGAGAAATTCTACACGTCCTTTATGTATACATATTACTATATTAAAATTCTTTTTAATTttcttaataaaggttatattttacctatcagttagtggttccctcggtgacctagtttttgctgtactacttgtatttttgttcaaagatatttattttttttattattttctgctgccatcttctgcacgcaataacttttttaaatttttatgttGACATAGTTATGCAAagacttattttttgtgggatgccaTGTAGTTGgtgtttggtaccattttggaatacatacaactttttgatcgctttttattgcattttttcttgggaagagggtgaccaaaaaagcgcacttCTGTCagtattttatttgttttctgATGACCTTCATTGTGTGGGGTATATAATTTGTAACTTAGAGATAGAGGACTTTTAAGGATGcaacgatatcaaatatgtatttttgatttatttagattattttattatacatCTGGCAAAAGGATtttgaaaaaacttttattactcttTTAATAGTTAGcagaactttattgatctttttacttttttttgttcccCTAGGGGAcagcaacttgcaatgctttgatcgctcctacagtatgatgtaatgccatagcattacatcatactgtattctgacaggcagtctatcaagccactgcatggggatggcttgataggcattttgccATGACAGTCCTGGGACCTTTCAGAATGCCCCcacctgccatgacacccacacggctccctgcgatctcatcacggaagggttaacagccccgatgagcCGCCTAGCTTATCGGGGCTGTTGCCACtggatgtcagctgtaagaaacagctggcgcctgcagtgtatggagggagatcaccccacaatctcccttcatacatgtcctgcagccgcaagacataaaaacactataggactgtcactaagaggttaaaatggATGAATATGGTAAAATAGGATAGGTGTGCAATGACAGTGTCACAGTTGGGTGGTAGATTGTTAGGCTGGACGAATCACAGAGTTCCTGAACGCTGATGTACTATTTATAATCTATCccgtggataggccatcaatagtttaaagctggaaaacccctttaaatggcccgGAAAACAGCAAATTTGGAAACCCCGTCCTGCACATAAGAAGGTAGTACAGTTTTAATTTTCTTGGTGCTGTATGATTGCAAAGCTCCTTTGTCTGTAAGTAAGAAAAATACGGTTGCACCCAAATCCATGTACATAAATAGGGTTTGGGTGATTTTAATGAGATCGCTTAGTAATCATTATATTCCCATGAATTTCTActttgcagcagggaatttttttaaacctttttaatTATATGACTTaggcttcctttttttaaaaacaaaatttgAAATCCCTACATATACTGTACTCAATATTTACTATTGACCATGATGCAGCTTGGACTTTAAAGGGATTGACCCAAGTTCTAACGTTATCCCCAAAggtcttgagaatgggggtcctacaGGTCCCTGTATGCCACTGATCCATTTATTTTACTGGGAACATCAGAGATTGCTCACCACTTGTACTCAGCAATTTGCAACACTCCCAATGAAATTAATAGTCTACTGTCTCCATGCATTCAGAATTACAAGGGATCCCTGTAATCAtatccccactgatcatgaaGTTATGCCCTATACTGTCAACAGGGGATAATTTAATAATTTGGCATAATCCCTTTAATATGAATGCAACATTTTGGAACCAAGGCCATGGGTCATATAGAAGAGCTTGTCGTACAGAGAAATATGCCGGTGTTTTGCTACATGTTTTACCAGTGCCACATATACTAAAGTCTACCCTGTACTGAATGCTCCTACAATGCAAGTAGCCAGAAGTTATGTAACATGCTTCATATACAGAACCCTATGAGAGTCACATGAGGTTTAGCTTAtattgatatatgtatatatatatatatagatagtgttTGTTACAAGTTGTTATAAGAAAGAACACAAATGTAACAATTTTGTTATTCTAAAAGTCATTTTTATTCCAAGCCCACAGACTTCATGACATCATGATGAATTAGAAATAGCCGTGGCTCAGAGCAGCAACCAAGGCATTGATGAACTTCTCCCAAGAGGCCTGGACCTGAGGGGTGAATGCAGCTCCCAACCTGGAAGCCAAAACGACGACCAGACATTCTCCAAAGCGCTGTAAAAGAAGAACACAGTTATTTGTTAGCCGCCTTAAGAACCCAGTAAGTCTGTTTATAAAGTAGATGCAAGAGGGAGATTAGTGATGTCATGTATGAGAGACATTCATTTTTGCTCTGTGAGAATGAGATTATTAAGAGTTGTCTCACAAAAGCAATTCCTGTAGATATGTGCTATTAAGTATATTGAAGCTGTAGAGGAAGTTACCCCATTTGGGATTCTCCTCTATGAATCAGAGCGAAAAGCTGGTAACAAACAGCATCTTCCAATTTAGCAGTTCTTGTACTACATGGCTCTATGCTAATAGACAATAAGGGGTGTTTTTTAACCAATTGCACTGGCGGGAAAGAGAAAGTCAATGAATGATAATCTAGCTATAATATGGGACAGTGCTTGTCTGTTTACTGGCTCCAGTAGTGTGAACCCGCCGttgcatacatactgtacatttggatacatactgtacatttggatacatactgtacatttggatacatactgtacattctcAGTATCGGTCATTCAATTCATTTACATTTCATAAAGAATAAGTATTTGTACATCTGTACCTTGAAGTTCTCAGGGTCCACATGGAGCTCTTGAGCATGGGACTTGCTGAGGGCAGCCAGGTGACGTTTCACATCATCCATGTGTTGGATGGCATCACCAACAGCTGTGAGCACTTTCTTGCCATGACCCTTGACCTTGGGATTGCCAGAGATGGCGGTGATATTGGACAGGTTTCCAAAGGTGCTGAAGTATCTCTGGGTCCAGGGGTACACACAGAGCAGCCTGATGGGAAAAGTAGAATCTAGTTTAAGTGCATTGTCAGAAACTACCATGCTTAAATATGATTATAGATCATACAAGTTCTATTATATATGGAGGGTTTGTATCATTCAATGACATTTTTAGAACTTAAACTTAAACCACAATATAGCATAAACATCTAGTAGGCTTCCAGCTTTGAATAGGAAACCGTTTTTTCTTTATAGAATGATTGATCTGCTCTACATAAAGCTATAGGAAGCATGGAAAATAAGAAAATAGGAAACGAAAAATCTATTTTGTACTAGGTAAATTAAGTATTAAATGATGCTTAAAGTAGTAAATATAAAAACTACAGTGTGTAATAATAGACATAGAATATATTCATGCTGTTACCTTGACAGGGCATCACAACCATCCCTTTCAACATTAACCTTGGCCCAGGTGGAGGTAATGGCAGCTTTCTCCTCTGCAGTCCAGTGCACCATTGTTGCTGTTGGGTTGGAGTATGTTAGAGATTAAGCTCTTGCAGGTTGTTGTGGATCCTGGACACTGAGTGCCCTTTTTATAGTGCCCTTCCTGCAGTCCACCCATCTACATTTCTGCCACGTCATCCTCCTACTAACCGCATCCATCTGATAACTTTTCAAAAGCGGTCAGCACATTGACTATTGTACTGTACTTAGTGATACAACACATCATCAATGATAGACGTGCGGTgaatttaaaatatttttgaataAGGGCTAAATACAATAAATAATAGTTTTTTCAATTTTCTACATAGATATTTTTTCCACATAAAATGATTTCCCGCTGTCAGGCATATGCACAATGGCAACAAACAACATTTTCCAATGTTTGTGCAACGATTTCCATATTAACGTTTATCAGTTGGGTGGACCGCACTTGCATAT
This window encodes:
- the LOC136576643 gene encoding hemoglobin subunit beta-2-like, with translation MVHWTAEEKAAITSTWAKVNVERDGCDALSRLLCVYPWTQRYFSTFGNLSNITAISGNPKVKGHGKKVLTAVGDAIQHMDDVKRHLAALSKSHAQELHVDPENFKRFGECLVVVLASRLGAAFTPQVQASWEKFINALVAALSHGYF